From the genome of Pseudomonas sp. AB6, one region includes:
- a CDS encoding glycosyltransferase family A protein translates to MKWPLVSILVPCFNHERYIEECLLSILRQDYDNFELIVVNDGSTDSSAQKIEALRQIHGFQFYQQENQGVSAALNTALSHAAGEFIITHDSDDVMLEGRLRRQVSYLQEHPDVGLLGARVIYIDAEGTLLKHSEAPKKSVQRWTFDQLLAEAYAVGAPVAMYRRAAIDRVGGYDPSIKVQDFQMTLKIAHLDYRVDILPDFVTLYRRHDTNISKVAYKSQLIYDLQVIELYKENPAYASAKLAIVNKALKESVVADKAFARGLFSSIPVYRWNRLTWKRFRHFLFKTNKVKGV, encoded by the coding sequence ATGAAATGGCCTTTGGTCTCGATTTTGGTGCCGTGTTTTAATCACGAGCGATACATCGAAGAGTGCCTGTTGAGCATCCTGCGGCAGGACTATGACAACTTTGAATTGATTGTCGTTAACGACGGATCTACGGATTCCAGCGCTCAGAAAATCGAGGCGTTGCGCCAGATCCATGGCTTCCAGTTCTATCAGCAGGAAAACCAGGGTGTCAGTGCCGCGCTGAATACGGCTTTGAGCCATGCCGCTGGCGAATTCATCATTACCCACGACTCCGATGACGTGATGCTCGAAGGCCGTTTGCGTCGTCAGGTCAGTTATTTGCAAGAGCACCCGGACGTTGGCCTGCTCGGTGCCAGGGTCATCTATATCGACGCCGAAGGGACGCTCCTCAAACACAGCGAGGCCCCCAAAAAATCGGTGCAGCGCTGGACGTTCGATCAACTTCTCGCAGAGGCCTACGCGGTAGGTGCGCCAGTTGCCATGTACCGCCGTGCAGCAATCGACAGGGTTGGCGGCTACGATCCATCCATCAAGGTCCAGGATTTTCAGATGACCCTGAAAATTGCGCATTTGGATTATCGCGTTGATATCCTGCCTGACTTCGTCACCTTATACCGTCGACACGATACAAACATTTCGAAGGTGGCTTACAAGAGTCAGTTGATTTACGACTTGCAGGTCATTGAGTTATACAAAGAAAACCCAGCTTATGCGTCAGCTAAATTAGCAATCGTCAATAAAGCGTTAAAAGAGTCGGTGGTCGCCGACAAGGCATTCGCTCGCGGATTGTTTTCCAGCATTCCGGTTTACCGCTGGAACAGGCTCACGTGGAAACGCTTTAGGCATTTTCTCTTCAAAACTAATAAAGTTAAGGGTGTTTAG
- a CDS encoding O-antigen ligase family protein: protein MSRNIQHSSNFIDGFSDIQTQLRALRNHFGIAGLLLGFGLFWSIAGVLLTPSMKLFDWLLTAFVYLPSIYLLIKRFGDFRDTVQGRHELWLFLLLFCWSVISLSWSVTGENYLTLIKRELLFLSLVLGWIVWGRMFNRQLQSLLIIWGAMAGVYALVSIIAFPMRGLSRMYGFGSYMDNPNPAGYTIGFLLVLSCTWWPQRMWARLAWAALQACSLSFVIMTGSRGPLLSLVAVAGVVMLAGGRPLYRTLAVVLVIAAGFLFLLEPSLLQRGDSERLALIKSAVELTAQHPWLGIGLGASYAVSAGGVIFDHCHNFVLDTTLQYGVIFTALWVFLWGWVGLRAWRCRDQALGMAVLLAWVFASVALQFDVFVLFGRARAMWMVVWVPFLLSLCLSRTPVSERTLSNRL, encoded by the coding sequence GTGAGCCGCAATATTCAACATTCCAGTAATTTCATCGACGGCTTCAGCGACATCCAAACGCAATTGAGGGCGCTCCGCAATCATTTCGGAATCGCTGGCCTACTGCTTGGCTTTGGTTTGTTTTGGAGCATCGCAGGGGTGCTGTTGACACCCTCAATGAAGCTTTTTGATTGGTTGTTAACCGCGTTTGTGTACTTACCGTCTATCTATTTGCTAATCAAACGTTTTGGGGATTTTCGCGATACCGTCCAAGGTCGGCATGAACTGTGGCTGTTTCTCCTTTTGTTTTGCTGGTCAGTCATCTCCCTGAGCTGGAGTGTTACGGGTGAAAATTATCTGACGTTGATCAAGCGCGAACTGCTTTTTCTGTCGCTGGTATTGGGCTGGATCGTTTGGGGTCGGATGTTCAATAGGCAGTTGCAAAGTCTGCTTATTATTTGGGGCGCGATGGCTGGCGTATACGCTCTGGTGTCGATCATTGCATTTCCAATGCGCGGTCTGTCGAGAATGTATGGCTTCGGCAGCTATATGGATAATCCCAATCCAGCCGGTTATACCATCGGGTTTTTGCTGGTTCTAAGTTGCACTTGGTGGCCTCAACGCATGTGGGCACGGCTGGCGTGGGCCGCTTTGCAAGCATGCTCACTATCATTTGTGATCATGACCGGCAGCCGTGGCCCGCTTCTTTCATTGGTGGCGGTTGCTGGTGTGGTGATGTTGGCGGGAGGAAGACCGCTCTACAGAACCCTTGCAGTGGTATTGGTGATCGCTGCAGGTTTTCTGTTTTTACTTGAGCCTTCCTTGTTACAGCGAGGTGATTCCGAACGGCTGGCGTTAATAAAGAGCGCAGTAGAGCTTACTGCGCAGCACCCTTGGCTCGGCATAGGTCTTGGCGCCAGTTATGCCGTATCTGCCGGTGGTGTGATCTTCGACCACTGTCATAATTTCGTGCTGGATACGACGTTGCAATATGGCGTGATTTTTACCGCGCTTTGGGTGTTTCTCTGGGGCTGGGTTGGACTGCGCGCCTGGCGTTGTCGCGATCAGGCGCTTGGCATGGCGGTGCTGCTGGCGTGGGTCTTTGCCTCGGTGGCCTTGCAGTTTGATGTGTTTGTATTGTTCGGGCGCGCGCGCGCGATGTGGATGGTGGTCTGGGTGCCGTTTCTGCTCAGTTTATGCCTGAGTAGGACGCCGGTCAGCGAGCGGACATTGAGTAACCGCCTCTGA
- a CDS encoding toluene tolerance protein, which yields MLALAYADYQALRKDAEVIEADFFGDKVLRLEDGNFMKLFRRKRLISSAALFPYAQRFSDNALELKKRGVRCPDILATYRVANIARDVVHYEPLPGLTLRQIIADPAHFSDPELLQAFGRFVAKLHNLGIYFRSLHLGNVVMTPDNELGLIDIADLRTLRGPLRKSMCLRNFQHMRRYRSDHEWLLQEHGAHFFNSYSAHSSHGWERSTLAEKLAL from the coding sequence ATGCTCGCACTCGCTTACGCTGACTACCAGGCCTTACGCAAAGATGCGGAGGTGATCGAGGCTGATTTTTTTGGAGACAAGGTGTTGCGCCTCGAAGACGGCAACTTCATGAAATTATTTCGGCGCAAACGGCTGATCTCGTCCGCGGCGCTATTCCCCTATGCCCAACGGTTTTCCGATAACGCACTTGAGTTAAAAAAGCGTGGCGTGCGCTGTCCGGATATTCTTGCCACCTACCGGGTCGCTAATATCGCCCGTGACGTAGTGCATTACGAACCATTACCCGGCCTGACATTACGGCAAATAATCGCTGATCCCGCGCACTTCAGCGATCCTGAGTTACTCCAGGCGTTTGGCCGTTTCGTCGCGAAACTGCACAATTTGGGGATTTATTTCCGCTCACTGCACTTGGGCAACGTGGTGATGACGCCAGACAACGAACTGGGGTTGATCGATATTGCCGATTTGCGGACCTTGCGCGGTCCATTGCGCAAGAGCATGTGCCTAAGAAACTTCCAGCATATGCGCCGCTATCGGAGCGACCATGAGTGGTTACTTCAAGAGCACGGCGCACATTTCTTTAACAGTTACAGCGCCCACAGCAGTCATGGCTGGGAGCGCAGTACCTTGGCAGAAAAGCTAGCGCTTTAG
- the msbA gene encoding lipid A export permease/ATP-binding protein MsbA, which produces MSNPEQSSSIKIYFRLLTYVMPYIGIFVISIIGFVIFASTQPMLAGILKYFVDGLSNPEAALFPNVPYLQDLQLLQAVPLLIVLIAAWQGLGSYLGNYFLAKVSLGLVHDLRVELFNKLLVLPNRYFDTHNSGHLISRITFNVTMVTGAATDAIKTVIREGLTVVFLFIYLLWMNWHLTIVMLAILPVIGIMVGSASKKFRRQSKKIQVAMGDVTHVASETIQGYRVVRSFGGEHYEEARFRAASQGNTDKQLRMNKTSAVYTPMLQLVIYTAMAVLMFLVLYLRGDATPGDLVAYITAAGLLPKPIRQLSEVSSTIQKGVSGAESIFEQLDVEPELDTGTVERDRVSGHLEVRNLSFTYPGTDRQVLNNISFTAAPGQMVALVGRSGSGKSTLASLIPRFYHHGGGEIFLDGVDIEEYRLRNLRRHIAQVTQHVTLFNDSIANNIAYGDLAGAPRADIEAAAADAYALEFVEQLPEGFDTQVGENGVLLSGGQRQRLAIARALLKNAPLLILDEATSALDTESERHIQAALDQVMKGRTTLVIAHRLSTIEKADMILVMDQGCIVERGTHAQLLAQNGYYARLNALGLDDPVVVAGIA; this is translated from the coding sequence ATGAGCAACCCAGAACAAAGCTCCAGTATAAAAATCTATTTCCGACTGCTGACCTATGTCATGCCTTATATCGGCATCTTTGTCATCAGCATCATCGGTTTCGTGATCTTTGCTTCAACTCAGCCGATGCTGGCCGGTATCCTCAAGTATTTTGTCGATGGCCTGAGCAATCCGGAAGCCGCATTATTTCCCAATGTTCCGTATCTGCAAGACTTGCAGCTTTTGCAAGCGGTGCCGTTGTTGATCGTGTTGATTGCTGCCTGGCAAGGCTTGGGTTCGTACTTGGGCAACTATTTTCTGGCCAAAGTCTCGCTAGGCTTGGTGCACGATTTGCGCGTCGAATTATTCAATAAGCTGTTGGTGTTGCCCAATCGTTATTTTGATACGCATAACTCGGGTCACCTGATTTCACGCATTACGTTCAACGTCACCATGGTTACCGGCGCGGCTACCGACGCAATTAAAACTGTAATTCGTGAAGGCTTGACGGTGGTGTTCCTGTTTATCTATTTGCTGTGGATGAACTGGCACCTGACCATTGTCATGTTGGCAATCCTGCCTGTGATCGGGATTATGGTGGGCAGTGCCAGCAAAAAATTTCGCCGTCAAAGTAAAAAGATTCAAGTCGCCATGGGCGATGTGACCCACGTGGCCTCGGAAACCATTCAAGGTTACCGCGTGGTCCGCAGCTTTGGTGGCGAGCACTATGAAGAAGCGCGTTTTCGGGCTGCTAGCCAAGGCAATACCGATAAGCAACTGAGGATGAACAAGACCAGTGCCGTGTATACGCCAATGTTGCAACTGGTGATTTATACCGCCATGGCGGTGCTGATGTTTTTAGTGCTGTACCTGCGTGGCGATGCGACCCCCGGTGATCTGGTAGCTTACATAACTGCTGCGGGCCTGCTACCCAAACCGATCCGCCAGCTGTCGGAAGTCAGTTCGACCATTCAGAAAGGTGTGTCTGGCGCTGAAAGCATCTTCGAGCAATTGGACGTTGAACCAGAACTCGATACCGGGACTGTTGAGCGTGACCGTGTTAGCGGCCATCTTGAAGTGCGGAACTTGAGCTTTACCTACCCTGGTACAGATCGGCAGGTGCTAAACAACATCAGCTTCACGGCAGCACCTGGGCAGATGGTTGCATTGGTTGGGCGTTCGGGCAGTGGTAAGTCAACGTTGGCGAGTCTGATCCCGCGCTTCTACCATCATGGTGGCGGTGAAATCTTTTTGGACGGCGTTGACATTGAAGAGTACCGCCTGCGCAATCTGCGTCGGCACATTGCTCAGGTCACTCAGCACGTCACGCTGTTCAACGACAGCATTGCAAATAACATTGCTTATGGTGACCTGGCGGGTGCACCGCGTGCGGACATCGAAGCCGCTGCCGCCGATGCTTATGCGCTGGAATTCGTCGAGCAGTTGCCGGAAGGTTTCGACACTCAAGTGGGTGAAAACGGGGTGTTGCTTTCCGGTGGGCAGCGCCAGCGTCTGGCGATTGCCCGGGCCTTGCTCAAAAATGCGCCGCTGCTCATTCTGGACGAAGCAACCTCGGCGCTTGATACCGAGTCAGAGCGTCATATTCAGGCGGCGCTGGATCAAGTCATGAAAGGCCGGACCACGCTGGTCATCGCGCACCGTCTATCGACTATCGAAAAGGCTGATATGATTTTGGTTATGGATCAAGGCTGCATTGTCGAGCGCGGCACTCATGCGCAATTGCTCGCCCAGAATGGCTACTACGCTCGTCTGAATGCTTTGGGTCTGGATGATCCAGTAGTGGTAGCGGGTATCGCCTGA